A portion of the Algisphaera agarilytica genome contains these proteins:
- the sufB gene encoding Fe-S cluster assembly protein SufB, translating to MTTNAEVAEIAESRREYTAGFVTDIEQEFAPPGLNEDIIRFISAKKDEPQWLLDWRLKALRHWEKMEEPEWVFLPYGYPPVDYQALSYYAAPKKGPGSLDEIDPAILETYNKLGIPLSEQKALLGIDDVSPAEALAGEGQGEGRKVAVDAVFDSVSVKTTYQDELAEAGVIFCSFSEAVKEHPELVKQYLGTVIPYSDNFFAALNSAVFSDGSFVYVPKGVKCPMELSSYFRINARNTGQFERTLIIVDEDAEVSYLEGCTAPQRDENQLHAACVELVAHKNAKIKYSTIQNWYPGDENGKGGIYNFVTKRGVCKGDDSHISWTQVETGSAITWKYPSVVLRGDRAKAEFYSVALTNLRQQADTGTKMIHIGKDTKSTIISKGISAGQGHNTYRGLVQMNPKAKNAHNFTQCDSILIGDQCGAHTFPYVDIRNPTATAEHEASTTKVAEDQMFYCTARGISEEDALSLLVNGFCKEVFSELPMEFAVEANKLLAVSLEGSVG from the coding sequence ATGACTACCAACGCAGAAGTTGCCGAAATTGCCGAGTCGCGCCGCGAGTACACCGCCGGCTTCGTGACCGACATCGAGCAGGAATTCGCCCCGCCTGGCCTCAATGAAGACATCATCCGCTTCATCTCCGCCAAAAAGGACGAGCCCCAGTGGCTGCTGGATTGGCGGCTCAAGGCCCTGCGCCACTGGGAAAAGATGGAAGAGCCCGAGTGGGTGTTCCTGCCCTACGGCTACCCGCCGGTCGATTACCAGGCCCTGAGCTACTACGCCGCCCCCAAAAAGGGCCCCGGCAGCCTCGACGAGATCGACCCGGCCATCCTCGAAACCTACAACAAGCTCGGCATCCCCCTGAGCGAACAGAAAGCCTTGCTGGGCATCGACGACGTCTCCCCCGCCGAGGCCTTGGCGGGTGAGGGGCAAGGCGAAGGCCGTAAGGTCGCGGTCGACGCGGTGTTCGACTCGGTGTCGGTCAAGACGACGTATCAAGACGAGCTCGCCGAGGCGGGCGTGATTTTCTGCTCGTTCTCCGAAGCAGTGAAGGAACACCCCGAGCTGGTCAAGCAGTACCTCGGCACGGTGATCCCCTACTCCGACAACTTCTTCGCGGCGCTCAACAGCGCCGTCTTCAGCGACGGCAGCTTCGTGTACGTGCCCAAGGGCGTGAAGTGCCCGATGGAGCTGAGTTCCTACTTCCGTATCAACGCCCGCAACACCGGGCAGTTCGAGCGGACGCTCATCATCGTCGATGAAGACGCCGAGGTCAGCTACCTCGAGGGATGCACCGCCCCGCAGCGCGACGAGAACCAGCTCCACGCCGCGTGCGTCGAGCTGGTCGCGCACAAGAATGCCAAGATCAAGTACTCGACCATCCAGAACTGGTACCCCGGCGACGAAAACGGCAAGGGCGGCATCTACAACTTCGTCACCAAACGCGGCGTCTGCAAAGGCGACGACAGCCACATCTCCTGGACCCAGGTCGAGACCGGCAGCGCCATCACCTGGAAGTACCCCTCGGTCGTCCTGCGTGGCGACCGCGCCAAGGCCGAGTTCTACTCGGTCGCGTTGACCAACCTCCGTCAGCAGGCCGACACCGGCACGAAGATGATCCACATCGGCAAAGACACCAAGAGCACGATCATCTCCAAGGGCATCTCCGCCGGCCAGGGCCACAACACCTATCGCGGCCTGGTGCAGATGAACCCCAAGGCCAAGAACGCCCACAACTTCACGCAGTGCGACTCGATCCTCATCGGCGACCAGTGCGGGGCCCACACGTTCCCCTACGTCGACATCCGCAACCCCACCGCCACCGCGGAACACGAAGCGAGTACGACCAAGGTCGCCGAGGACCAAATGTTCTACTGCACCGCCCGCGGCATTAGCGAGGAAGACGCGCTGAGCCTGCTCGTCAACGGCTTCTGCAAAGAAGTCTTCAGCGAGCTGCCCATGGAGTTCGCCGTGGAAGCGAACAAACTCCTGGCCGTGAGCCTCGAAGGCAGCGTCGGCTAA
- a CDS encoding iron-sulfur cluster assembly protein, with protein MESIRVFDSSGGGRPRVAATETPNADTVEGQIIEAIKQVYDPEIPVNLYDLGLIYSIDITERHAEIRMTLTSPACPEAGTLPRLVQGAAETVDAIDSANVELVWEPRWSKDMMCDEAQLELGLL; from the coding sequence ATGGAATCCATTCGCGTATTCGACTCCAGCGGCGGCGGACGCCCCCGCGTCGCCGCGACCGAGACGCCCAACGCCGACACCGTCGAGGGCCAGATCATCGAAGCGATCAAGCAGGTCTACGACCCCGAAATCCCGGTCAACCTCTACGACCTCGGCCTCATCTACTCGATCGACATCACCGAACGTCACGCAGAAATCCGCATGACCCTCACCAGCCCCGCCTGCCCCGAGGCCGGGACCCTGCCGCGCCTGGTTCAGGGCGCCGCCGAGACCGTCGACGCGATCGACTCGGCCAACGTCGAACTCGTCTGGGAACCCCGTTGGTCCAAGGACATGATGTGCGACGAAGCCCAGCTCGAACTTGGGCTGCTCTAG
- a CDS encoding aminotransferase class V-fold PLP-dependent enzyme, whose translation MSDLATPTNATPSTGPFDVQALRSEFPILQREVHGKPLVYLDNAATKQKPQAVLDALETYYTQTNSNVHRGLHTLSEEATAQYEQARAICARFIGSDNPREIVFTGGATDALNLVAHSYGGATLKPGDRVFVTEMEHHSNIVPWQLVAERCGAEVVPIPVTDDGEIDLDAYRSLLDERGKVVAMVAVSNTLGTVNPVAEMVRLAKEVGAATVVDATQAVTAQTIDVHELGCDFLAFTGHKLYGPTGIGVFWGRMEMLEAMPPYRGGGEMIDSVKFTGSTYAAPPMRFEAGTPNIAGAIGLGVAIEWFTAQDRQAIWAHEHSLAEYGQAKLAEVEGLRMIGTSPTKIPIFSFVLDWAHAYDVGPVLDHRGIAVRTGHHCTEPLMDRFGVPATVRASCAAYTTHQEIGALVEALGRAKELLA comes from the coding sequence ATGAGCGACTTAGCAACCCCCACCAACGCCACCCCGTCCACGGGTCCCTTTGACGTGCAAGCGTTGCGCTCGGAGTTCCCCATCCTCCAGCGCGAGGTCCACGGCAAGCCGCTGGTCTATCTCGACAACGCCGCGACCAAGCAAAAACCGCAGGCCGTTCTCGACGCGCTCGAGACCTATTACACCCAGACCAATTCCAACGTCCACCGCGGCCTGCACACCCTCAGCGAAGAGGCGACCGCGCAGTACGAACAGGCCCGCGCGATCTGCGCCCGGTTCATCGGCAGCGACAACCCCCGCGAGATCGTCTTCACCGGCGGCGCGACCGACGCGCTGAACCTCGTCGCCCACAGCTACGGCGGCGCGACCCTCAAGCCCGGCGACCGCGTGTTCGTCACCGAGATGGAGCACCACTCCAACATCGTGCCCTGGCAACTCGTTGCCGAGCGATGCGGGGCCGAGGTCGTTCCGATCCCGGTCACGGACGACGGCGAGATCGACCTCGACGCCTACCGATCGCTGCTCGACGAACGGGGCAAGGTCGTGGCGATGGTCGCGGTGTCTAACACGCTGGGCACGGTCAACCCCGTCGCCGAGATGGTCCGGCTCGCCAAGGAAGTCGGCGCGGCCACGGTCGTCGACGCGACCCAGGCGGTCACCGCTCAAACGATCGACGTCCACGAACTCGGCTGCGACTTCCTCGCCTTCACCGGGCACAAGCTCTACGGCCCAACGGGCATCGGCGTGTTCTGGGGTCGGATGGAAATGCTCGAAGCCATGCCGCCCTACCGCGGCGGCGGCGAGATGATCGACTCGGTCAAGTTCACCGGCAGCACCTACGCCGCGCCGCCGATGCGCTTCGAGGCGGGCACGCCCAACATCGCCGGGGCGATCGGGCTCGGTGTCGCCATCGAATGGTTCACCGCGCAGGACCGCCAAGCGATCTGGGCCCACGAGCACAGCCTCGCCGAGTACGGCCAAGCCAAACTCGCCGAAGTCGAAGGCCTCCGCATGATCGGCACGTCGCCGACCAAGATCCCGATCTTCAGCTTCGTGCTCGACTGGGCCCACGCCTACGACGTCGGGCCCGTGCTCGACCACCGCGGCATCGCGGTGCGCACCGGCCACCACTGCACCGAGCCGCTCATGGACCGCTTCGGCGTGCCCGCGACCGTCCGGGCTTCGTGCGCCGCCTATACGACCCACCAAGAGATTGGCGCCCTGGTCGAAGCCCTCGGCCGGGCCAAGGAACTGCTCGCATGA
- the sufC gene encoding Fe-S cluster assembly ATPase SufC gives MLEIKNLHVRLEDDPDVEILHGVDLKIMPGEVHSIMGPNGSGKSTLSQVLAGKEDYEITEGEILFNGEDLSEMGADERANAGVFLAFQYPVEIPGVSSMQFLKAAVNAKRDFEGKEELDAGSLLKHFRAKAEQINVPFEMLKRNVNEGFSGGEKKRFEIFQMAVLDSVLGILDESDSGLDIDALRIVSDGVNSMRDGNRSFLLITHYQRLLDYIEPDHVHILVKGQIIKSGGKELATELEKTGYAPYGVNEAFAVG, from the coding sequence CTGCTCGAAATCAAAAACCTCCACGTCCGCCTCGAAGACGACCCCGACGTCGAGATCCTTCACGGCGTCGACCTCAAGATCATGCCCGGCGAAGTCCACTCCATCATGGGCCCCAACGGCTCGGGCAAGTCGACCCTCTCGCAGGTCCTCGCGGGCAAGGAAGACTACGAGATCACCGAAGGCGAGATCCTGTTCAACGGCGAAGACCTCTCGGAGATGGGCGCAGACGAACGGGCAAACGCCGGCGTCTTCCTCGCCTTCCAATACCCCGTCGAAATCCCCGGCGTGAGCTCGATGCAGTTCCTCAAGGCCGCGGTCAACGCCAAGCGTGATTTCGAAGGCAAAGAAGAACTCGACGCCGGCTCGCTGCTCAAGCACTTCCGTGCGAAGGCCGAGCAGATCAACGTGCCGTTCGAGATGCTCAAGCGCAACGTCAACGAAGGCTTCTCCGGCGGCGAGAAGAAGCGTTTCGAGATCTTCCAGATGGCCGTGCTCGACTCGGTGCTGGGCATCCTCGACGAGTCGGACTCGGGCCTGGACATCGACGCCCTGCGGATCGTCAGCGACGGCGTGAATTCGATGCGCGACGGCAACCGCAGCTTCCTGCTCATCACCCACTACCAGCGCCTGCTCGACTACATCGAGCCCGACCACGTGCACATCCTGGTCAAGGGCCAGATCATCAAGTCCGGCGGCAAGGAACTCGCCACCGAACTCGAGAAGACCGGTTACGCACCTTACGGGGTGAACGAAGCGTTCGCCGTCGGTTGA
- the sufD gene encoding Fe-S cluster assembly protein SufD, with protein sequence MIDVTPNRPIPECQSWLNPLREAGRIAFNKIGWPGRKNESWRFTDLSELKAHNFVSAVEDEVLSLEQAQQFAIPELEDVTLVFVNGRYQAHLSDDPAGLGDGITCCTLRKAACEHRAMLEPYIGQLTRDTDDPFTALSNASIEGGVFVHVPKGQAANKPLHILSIATAGSGGTAEPIATHPRNVVVAEQNAELTVIEHYVTLSDDAVYLNNAITEVFAAERAKVHHYLLEKESESAYNVSSLYAHLEEEADIRSHTVLLGGKLVRNNVLPTLAGKNAHCLINGLYVGHNEQHLDNAMRVHHAAPDCESRQFYKGILNGKSRGVFTGRIIVDQVAQLTDAVQSNRNMLLSEEARVNARPQLEIYADDVQCTHGCTTGAVDPESVFYFMSRGLSEDVSRAMLIYAFAAEGFDRMELVPVRRLLAREMIAKLPKAYDLSIEV encoded by the coding sequence GTGATCGATGTGACCCCCAACCGTCCGATACCTGAATGCCAGTCCTGGCTTAACCCTCTCCGCGAAGCCGGACGCATCGCCTTCAACAAAATCGGTTGGCCCGGCCGTAAAAACGAGTCGTGGCGCTTCACCGACCTCAGCGAACTCAAGGCCCACAACTTTGTGTCGGCCGTCGAGGACGAAGTGCTGTCGCTTGAACAAGCCCAGCAATTTGCGATCCCCGAACTCGAAGACGTGACGCTGGTGTTCGTCAACGGTCGTTACCAGGCCCACCTGTCGGACGACCCCGCCGGGCTGGGCGACGGCATCACCTGCTGCACGCTGCGCAAAGCCGCGTGCGAGCACCGCGCGATGCTCGAGCCGTACATCGGCCAGCTAACCCGTGACACCGACGACCCGTTCACCGCGCTGTCCAACGCCAGCATCGAAGGCGGCGTTTTCGTCCACGTGCCCAAAGGCCAAGCCGCCAACAAGCCGCTGCACATCCTCAGCATCGCCACGGCTGGTTCCGGGGGGACGGCCGAGCCCATCGCCACCCACCCGCGCAACGTCGTGGTCGCCGAGCAAAACGCCGAGCTGACCGTCATCGAGCATTACGTCACGCTCTCGGACGACGCGGTGTACCTCAACAACGCCATCACCGAGGTCTTCGCCGCCGAGCGTGCGAAGGTCCACCACTACCTGCTCGAGAAGGAATCCGAGTCGGCGTACAACGTCTCGTCGCTATATGCCCACCTCGAAGAAGAAGCCGACATCCGCTCGCACACCGTGCTGCTCGGCGGCAAGCTGGTGCGAAACAACGTGCTGCCCACGCTGGCGGGTAAGAACGCCCACTGCCTGATCAACGGCCTGTATGTCGGCCACAACGAGCAACACCTCGACAACGCGATGCGTGTCCACCACGCCGCGCCCGACTGCGAATCCCGTCAGTTCTACAAGGGCATCCTCAACGGCAAGTCCCGCGGCGTGTTCACCGGTCGGATCATCGTCGACCAAGTCGCCCAGCTGACCGACGCTGTGCAATCCAACCGCAACATGCTGCTCAGCGAAGAGGCCCGCGTGAACGCCCGGCCGCAGCTCGAGATCTACGCGGATGACGTCCAGTGCACCCACGGCTGCACCACCGGTGCCGTCGACCCCGAAAGCGTGTTCTACTTCATGTCGCGTGGCCTGTCCGAAGACGTGTCCCGTGCGATGCTGATCTACGCGTTTGCCGCCGAGGGCTTCGATCGTATGGAGCTGGTGCCCGTGCGTCGGCTGCTGGCCCGCGAGATGATCGCCAAGCTGCCCAAGGCCTACGACCTGAGCATCGAGGTATAA
- a CDS encoding carbohydrate ABC transporter permease, producing MRKKWWTPVAIYVPLAAFALVTLVPFAYLMFSAFKTKEAFFSGPFWPVEEDGGWWAVDWSGFTFTNFTRLWSEVKIGEASFMRAVLNSFFFASVMSVVGTLGAAMGGYGLAMFKFKGREFITTVVLGALVIPGALLIAPGYFLLFQLGLLDSYAGLILPGVAPAFGVYLFRQAFISSLPHEMMEAGRIDGCGEWRMFFQMGLPMVKPMVGAFVLITYLGTWTNFIGPQIIIQTPEKYPLAVAVAQLRGPFSIEYGMIMAGTLVAIGPVLALFLLLQKDFIAGLTAGAVKG from the coding sequence ATGCGTAAGAAATGGTGGACCCCGGTTGCGATCTACGTCCCGCTCGCCGCGTTCGCGTTGGTGACGCTAGTGCCGTTCGCGTACCTGATGTTCTCGGCGTTCAAGACCAAGGAGGCGTTCTTCAGCGGGCCGTTCTGGCCGGTGGAAGAAGACGGCGGTTGGTGGGCGGTGGACTGGTCGGGCTTCACGTTCACGAACTTCACCCGGCTGTGGAGCGAGGTGAAGATCGGCGAGGCGTCGTTCATGCGGGCGGTCCTGAACTCGTTCTTCTTCGCCTCGGTCATGAGCGTGGTCGGCACACTGGGCGCGGCGATGGGGGGCTACGGCCTGGCGATGTTCAAGTTCAAGGGCCGGGAGTTCATCACGACGGTCGTGCTCGGCGCGTTGGTCATCCCCGGCGCTTTGCTGATCGCGCCGGGCTACTTCCTCTTGTTCCAGCTGGGCTTGCTCGACAGCTACGCGGGCCTGATCCTTCCGGGGGTGGCCCCGGCGTTCGGGGTGTACCTGTTCCGCCAGGCGTTCATCTCGTCGCTGCCGCACGAGATGATGGAAGCGGGGCGGATCGACGGCTGCGGCGAGTGGCGGATGTTCTTCCAGATGGGCCTGCCGATGGTCAAGCCGATGGTGGGGGCATTCGTGCTGATCACTTATCTCGGCACGTGGACCAACTTCATCGGCCCGCAGATCATCATCCAGACCCCCGAGAAGTACCCGCTGGCGGTTGCGGTCGCCCAACTCCGCGGCCCGTTCAGCATCGAGTACGGCATGATCATGGCCGGCACCCTCGTCGCCATCGGCCCGGTCCTGGCCCTGTTCCTCTTACTCCAAAAAGACTTCATCGCCGGACTCACCGCCGGCGCCGTTAAAGGATAG
- a CDS encoding 3'-5' exoribonuclease YhaM family protein, protein MSTRAYIRDLQANQNLDGVFAIQNAQLGMTKNGKPFLKCLLADKTGRTPARMWSITEDHFATLPTDGFVWAAGSTQPYQGEMQIIVQDIRAHEPTDNELKDLLPCTENDIDQMFSEVLSLLQSLEHPAIKSLADRYLEDGDLMGKFCQAPAAMTMHHAYLGGLLEHTLSLMKGADALLPLYPQLNRDIVLMGLFLHDLGKCQELTWLQGFGYSQDGQLVGHIGRGAILLDAKAKACEDEELGEAALKVPDAILQVLTHIIFSHHGIPEYGALKVPATPEAIFISNLDNLDAKMNMSIAETRPTTPKPNANGLFTEKIWALDTKLFKPDPTTVPDGSA, encoded by the coding sequence GTGTCCACCCGTGCCTACATCCGTGATCTCCAAGCCAACCAGAACCTCGACGGCGTGTTCGCCATCCAGAACGCCCAGCTCGGGATGACCAAGAACGGCAAGCCGTTCCTTAAATGTCTGCTCGCCGACAAAACCGGCCGTACCCCCGCCCGGATGTGGTCGATCACCGAAGACCACTTCGCCACCCTGCCCACCGATGGCTTCGTCTGGGCCGCGGGCTCCACCCAACCCTACCAGGGCGAGATGCAGATCATCGTGCAGGACATCCGTGCCCACGAACCCACCGACAACGAGCTCAAGGACCTGCTCCCCTGCACCGAAAACGACATCGATCAGATGTTCAGCGAGGTACTCAGCCTGCTACAGAGCCTCGAACACCCGGCGATCAAGTCGCTGGCCGACCGCTACCTCGAAGACGGCGATCTGATGGGCAAGTTCTGCCAGGCCCCCGCCGCGATGACCATGCACCACGCCTACCTCGGCGGGCTGCTCGAGCACACGCTGAGCCTGATGAAGGGGGCGGACGCACTGCTGCCGCTGTACCCCCAGCTCAACCGCGACATTGTGCTCATGGGCCTGTTCCTGCACGATTTGGGCAAGTGCCAGGAATTGACCTGGCTCCAGGGTTTCGGCTACTCGCAAGACGGCCAACTCGTCGGCCACATCGGCCGGGGCGCGATCCTGCTCGACGCCAAAGCCAAGGCCTGTGAAGACGAAGAGCTCGGCGAAGCGGCACTGAAAGTCCCCGATGCCATCCTCCAGGTCCTCACCCACATCATCTTCAGCCACCACGGCATCCCCGAATACGGCGCCCTCAAGGTCCCCGCGACCCCCGAAGCCATCTTCATCAGCAACCTCGACAACCTCGACGCCAAGATGAACATGTCGATAGCGGAGACTCGCCCGACCACGCCCAAGCCCAATGCCAACGGCCTGTTCACCGAGAAGATCTGGGCCCTGGACACCAAGCTGTTCAAGCCCGACCCCACCACCGTCCCCGACGGCTCGGCCTGA
- a CDS encoding SufE family protein, whose translation MTASSSAIPPIDEIEETFEFLDDWEERFSYLIDLGKKLPDMPEADRNEANRVHGCQASVWLKLDLAEDKRLAIRAASDAHIVNGLIAIMLSLFDGVSPAEARATDAKAVVEKLGLHQHLSPTRRNGLWAMIERINALTANA comes from the coding sequence ATGACCGCCTCTTCTTCAGCCATCCCGCCCATCGACGAGATCGAAGAGACCTTTGAATTTCTCGACGATTGGGAAGAGCGTTTCAGCTACCTGATCGACCTGGGCAAGAAGCTCCCCGACATGCCCGAGGCCGACCGCAACGAGGCCAACCGCGTGCACGGCTGCCAGGCGTCGGTCTGGCTCAAACTCGACCTCGCCGAGGATAAGCGCCTGGCCATCCGCGCTGCGAGTGATGCGCACATCGTCAACGGACTGATCGCCATCATGCTTAGCCTGTTCGACGGCGTCTCACCCGCCGAGGCCCGCGCGACCGACGCCAAGGCCGTGGTCGAAAAGCTCGGCCTCCACCAACACCTCAGCCCCACCCGCCGCAACGGGCTCTGGGCCATGATCGAACGCATCAACGCGCTCACCGCCAACGCGTAA
- a CDS encoding carbohydrate ABC transporter permease, which translates to MSKKFRSTALMPYLFVAPFVVSFVVFVVYPLGQSVVLAFMQTNGPKTRQFVGLDNFSWLFTQDPDFWKSVLNIILYTAGSMLIQLPASLGLALLLNRKDIKARGFWRMIFFAPILVGLVFVAIIFGLLFAPNNGLINDALYQATLMFDRVIPFYPDGWVFDREFRWTAEYAMPAMIIASFWMYVGFNMIYFLAALQNVSKDLMEAAEVDGAGPWQRFLNVTVPAIRPVGTFVVLLSFIGSVQLFELPYLLVGPDGGPGKKGLTPVMHLFSKGFDAGDLGYASAIGWLIAVVLFGVALLQKKLSNPGTD; encoded by the coding sequence ATGAGCAAGAAGTTCCGCTCCACGGCGTTGATGCCGTACCTGTTCGTCGCGCCGTTCGTGGTCTCGTTCGTGGTGTTCGTGGTGTACCCGCTGGGCCAGTCGGTGGTGCTGGCGTTCATGCAGACCAACGGCCCGAAGACGCGTCAGTTCGTGGGCCTGGACAACTTCAGCTGGCTGTTCACCCAGGACCCGGACTTCTGGAAGTCGGTGCTGAACATCATCCTCTACACCGCGGGGTCGATGCTGATCCAGCTGCCCGCGTCGCTGGGGCTGGCGCTCCTGCTCAACCGCAAGGACATCAAGGCCCGGGGCTTCTGGCGGATGATCTTCTTCGCGCCGATCCTGGTGGGGCTGGTGTTCGTGGCGATCATCTTCGGGCTGCTGTTCGCGCCCAACAACGGGCTGATCAACGACGCGTTGTATCAGGCCACGCTGATGTTCGACCGGGTGATCCCGTTCTACCCCGACGGGTGGGTGTTCGACCGCGAGTTCCGCTGGACGGCGGAGTACGCGATGCCGGCGATGATCATCGCGTCGTTCTGGATGTACGTGGGGTTCAACATGATCTACTTCCTGGCGGCGTTGCAGAACGTGAGCAAGGACCTGATGGAGGCGGCCGAGGTCGACGGGGCGGGGCCGTGGCAGCGGTTCCTGAACGTGACGGTGCCGGCGATCCGTCCGGTGGGAACGTTCGTGGTGCTGCTGTCGTTCATCGGCAGCGTGCAGCTGTTCGAGCTGCCGTACCTGCTGGTGGGCCCCGACGGCGGGCCGGGCAAGAAGGGGCTGACGCCGGTGATGCACCTGTTCAGCAAGGGCTTCGACGCGGGGGACCTGGGGTACGCCAGCGCGATCGGTTGGCTGATCGCGGTGGTGCTGTTCGGCGTGGCGCTGCTCCAGAAGAAACTCTCTAACCCGGGGACCGACTGA
- a CDS encoding DUF423 domain-containing protein: MKVSSWMLAAAGVLGFSAIVAGTFAAHYLPWESLDAKAPEWWATGSKYHLAHAPVVLGLALLAGVRPGKLVTASAVCFCVGVLIFAGSLYVMSLTGVRWLGAITPIGGVSLLVGWALLFVAGVKGAKTTPSG, translated from the coding sequence ATGAAGGTTTCATCCTGGATGTTGGCCGCGGCGGGTGTGCTGGGTTTCAGCGCGATCGTGGCGGGTACGTTTGCGGCGCACTACCTGCCGTGGGAATCGCTGGATGCGAAGGCCCCGGAGTGGTGGGCGACTGGCTCGAAGTATCACCTCGCCCACGCGCCGGTGGTGCTGGGCTTGGCGTTGCTGGCGGGTGTTCGGCCGGGCAAGCTGGTGACGGCGTCGGCGGTGTGCTTCTGCGTGGGCGTGCTGATCTTTGCGGGGTCGTTGTACGTGATGTCGCTGACGGGGGTGCGCTGGTTGGGCGCGATCACGCCGATCGGCGGGGTGAGTCTGTTGGTGGGGTGGGCGTTGTTGTTTGTAGCGGGGGTGAAGGGCGCAAAGACCACGCCGAGCGGGTGA
- a CDS encoding ABC transporter substrate-binding protein — MISSVVVLALPIQEREGLEFWTFARPHQLMYEPVSDRWTQEGQDLPDVNIFLLDGMALERRTINGFWAGTPLADLIEIEGGTFYKYVTGPIEDVGFVDLTDRLHDEGIYDIINPPSFSPWTSRGRIFGIPHDVHPVLLAYRADIVEDELGIDVSDIETWDDFARIMGKAIKDLDGDGKPDRYPINFWFNDGDALEVLMLQAGGGTFDSEDNIIISSEANAKVLATAVHWCFGEGRIAIDAPDFDAGGNQLKIEGKVVCAIMPDWLAGIWKSDLPQLSGKVKLMPLPAWEPGGRRTSVRGGTMLGFPKAAVEKGTFDDAWEYGKYLYLSEEVARKLFEASTIISPVTKYWDRPFYHQPDPFFMGQPSGSLFIEQAPHVPLRPSHPFRVIARSEIGQVANELRDYADRNNDYTVEGLLPEARRLLAEAQQRLIKQMQRNVFLRPAEEAEVTP; from the coding sequence GTGATTTCGAGTGTGGTGGTGCTGGCGTTGCCCATCCAGGAGCGTGAGGGGCTCGAGTTCTGGACGTTCGCTCGGCCGCACCAGCTCATGTACGAGCCGGTGTCGGACCGCTGGACTCAGGAGGGTCAGGACCTGCCGGACGTGAATATCTTTCTGTTGGACGGGATGGCGCTCGAGCGGCGGACGATCAATGGGTTTTGGGCGGGGACGCCGTTGGCGGACCTGATCGAGATCGAAGGGGGGACGTTTTACAAATACGTCACCGGGCCGATCGAGGACGTGGGGTTTGTGGACCTGACCGATCGGCTGCACGACGAGGGCATCTACGACATCATCAACCCGCCTTCGTTCTCGCCGTGGACCAGCCGGGGGCGGATCTTCGGGATCCCCCACGATGTGCACCCGGTGCTGCTGGCCTACCGGGCGGACATCGTCGAGGACGAGCTGGGGATCGATGTCAGCGACATCGAGACGTGGGACGACTTCGCCCGCATCATGGGCAAGGCGATCAAGGACCTTGACGGCGACGGCAAGCCCGACCGCTATCCGATTAACTTCTGGTTCAACGACGGCGACGCGTTGGAGGTCCTGATGCTCCAGGCCGGCGGGGGCACGTTCGACAGCGAGGACAACATCATCATTAGCTCCGAAGCCAACGCGAAGGTGCTGGCCACCGCGGTACACTGGTGCTTCGGCGAAGGGCGGATCGCGATCGACGCGCCCGACTTCGACGCGGGGGGCAACCAGCTCAAGATCGAGGGCAAGGTCGTGTGTGCGATCATGCCCGACTGGCTGGCAGGCATCTGGAAGAGCGACCTGCCCCAGCTCTCGGGCAAGGTCAAGCTGATGCCGCTGCCCGCGTGGGAGCCGGGCGGGCGACGCACCAGCGTCCGCGGCGGGACGATGCTGGGCTTCCCCAAGGCCGCGGTCGAGAAGGGCACGTTCGACGACGCGTGGGAGTACGGCAAGTACCTGTACCTCTCCGAAGAGGTGGCGCGCAAGCTCTTCGAGGCCAGCACGATCATCTCCCCGGTGACCAAGTACTGGGACCGGCCGTTCTACCACCAACCCGACCCGTTCTTCATGGGCCAGCCCAGCGGCTCGCTGTTCATCGAGCAGGCCCCGCACGTGCCGCTGCGTCCGAGCCACCCGTTCCGCGTGATCGCCCGTTCGGAGATCGGCCAGGTGGCCAACGAGCTGCGTGACTACGCCGACCGGAACAACGACTACACGGTCGAGGGCCTGCTGCCCGAGGCCCGCCGCCTGCTCGCCGAGGCCCAGCAGCGTCTGATCAAGCAGATGCAGCGCAACGTCTTCCTGCGGCCCGCCGAAGAAGCGGAGGTAACGCCATGA